The stretch of DNA GGACAGCGCGGGTGGCATCGGTCGGGATTCTATCCTTCGTTGCCGCCGTACGATATGGGCGAGTTTCGCGTACCCGCGGGTGATTCCGTTAGGGTCCCGTCGCGGTCTTGCTTTTAGAGCGCTTTAGCGAAGGAGTGCCGAGCGGTGGTCGCGAAGGTAGTCGGCGGTTCTCAATGCGAGGCTCGCGAGAGTGGCGGTGGGGTTGACCGCGGCGCCCGTCGGAAAGACGCTGGCGCCGGCCACGAAGAGGTTCTCGACCTCGTGGGTCTGCCCGTACGAGTTGGTCAC from Vicinamibacteria bacterium encodes:
- a CDS encoding GMC oxidoreductase is translated as MTNSYGQTHEVENLFVAGASVFPTGAAVNPTATLASLALRTADYLRDHRSALLR